Below is a window of Caldisericota bacterium DNA.
TTTAATTTTCTCTCTGTTCAATGCAGTTTCTTTTACAATTTGTTCATCTGTGTCTTTTTCTATTTCAATCATATCTCTTACTTTTCCATTGACTTCCAGGACAATGCTTGCCTTCTCTTCTTTATAAATCCCTTTTGCTTGTGGCCATTGCTCTAAATGTATACTCTCTCTATGGCCTAATCTACTCCATAGCTCATCTGCTATGTGCGGGGCGATTGGCGCAAGCATTTTGATAAATGTTTCCAGTGTTTCCGTAAATGCGTCTGTTTTTGTGATATCTGGTATTTCTCGGATGAATTTGTTAAGAAAATTGAGCCATTCCATAAAGCTGCTTACCATTGTATTGAATTTGTAGTTTTCAATCTGATCTGTAATTTTTCGGATCATTTTATCTTGTATCACATTTATTTCTTTTTCTTCCTTGAGTGCAACTTTTTCTGTTTCCTTTTCCTCTATTACATCAGTAAATAATGCCCACAATTTTTTTATAAATCTGTGTGTCCCGTTTATGGTTTCTATGCTCCATATAGCATCCTGATCAAAAGGACCCATAAATAAAATGTACATGCGTAGCGTATCTGCGCCGTACTGTTTTATCACATCATCTGGATTTACTACGTTTCCTTTTGATTTGCTCATCTTTTGATGGTCTATTCCCAGTATCATTCCTTGGTTCAGAAGCTTTTTAAATGACTCGCTAAAGCCGATAAGCTTTGCGTCATACATTACTTTTGCGTAAAAGCGCGAATAGAGAAGGTGCATTACGGCATGTTCTGCGCCACCAATGTAGAGATCAACGGGTAGCCAATAATCACTTTTTTTGCGGTCAAAAGGAGCTTTGTCGTTGTGAGGGTCTACATAGCGTAGATAGTACCACGAAGAACAAGCGAAGCCGTCTTGTGTGTCGGTTTCTCTTTTTGCTGGTCTACCACATATTGGGCAGGTAGTGTTTACAAAGTTAGGGTCGTTGGCAAGCGGAGATTCTCCTGTGTCTCTTGGCGTGAAATCTACTTCGTTGGGGAGAAGGACAGGCAAGTCCTCTTCTGGCACTGGGACTATTCCATGTTTTTCGCAGTGGATAATAGGTATTGGAGCACCCCAGTATCTCTGCCTGGATATCAGCCAGTCCCTGACATGATATTTGGTAACGGATCTTCCTAAATGATTTTTTTCAATGTATGTTGCAAGTTTCTCTCTTGCTTCCTTACTCTTTAATGTGGCAAATGCTCCTGAATTTATCACAATGCCGTCTTCCGTATATGCTTCAGTTAACTCGTGTTCTTTTCCGTCAGGGCTTATTACCTGTTTTATCGGCAATTTATGTTTTCTGGCAAAAACGAAATCTCTCTGGTCATGTGCGGGGACACCCATTACTACACCAGTCCCGTATGTCCCAACAACATAATCGCCTATAAAGATAGGTACTTTCTCACTATTTAATGGATTTATGGCATAGGAACCTGTAAATATTCCAGTTTTTTCTTTTTCTGTGGATAAGCGGTCTATTTCTTTTTTACTTTCCGCTTTTTTGATGTATTCAAGAACTTTTTCCCTGTTTTTTTCTATTGTGAGCGTTTTTGCAAGAGGATGCTCGGGTGCAACAACGAGGAATGTGACACCAAAGACTGTGTCTACTCGTGTGGTAAAAACAGGGATATCGTATTTAGTATCATCCGGAGCTACTGCCTTAAAGTTTATTTCTGCACCTTTACTTTTGCCAATCCAATTTCTTTGCATTGATTTGATTTTTTCTGGCCAGTCAATTGTTTCTAAATCTTTTTCTAATGCATCAGCGTATTCTGTAATTTTTAAAAACCATTCTGTCAGCCTTTTTTTTACAGCAGGAGTATCACAACGCCAGCATTTACCGTCTATAATTTGTTCGTTGGCAAGTACTGTTTTGCAGTGCGGGCACCACCATTGGGTGCTGT
It encodes the following:
- the leuS gene encoding leucine--tRNA ligase; the protein is MEKEYNYLEIQKKWQKYWEENNFYRAEDFSEKPKYYIMVMYPYPSGSGLHVGHCRNYIPGDVVARYKRMKGFNVLNPIGYDAFGLPTENYAIEKGIPPQEITKRNIEIFRQQLKNLGISYDWTREINTSSPEYYKWTEWFFLLLYKRGLAYKNYSTQWWCPHCKTVLANEQIIDGKCWRCDTPAVKKRLTEWFLKITEYADALEKDLETIDWPEKIKSMQRNWIGKSKGAEINFKAVAPDDTKYDIPVFTTRVDTVFGVTFLVVAPEHPLAKTLTIEKNREKVLEYIKKAESKKEIDRLSTEKEKTGIFTGSYAINPLNSEKVPIFIGDYVVGTYGTGVVMGVPAHDQRDFVFARKHKLPIKQVISPDGKEHELTEAYTEDGIVINSGAFATLKSKEAREKLATYIEKNHLGRSVTKYHVRDWLISRQRYWGAPIPIIHCEKHGIVPVPEEDLPVLLPNEVDFTPRDTGESPLANDPNFVNTTCPICGRPAKRETDTQDGFACSSWYYLRYVDPHNDKAPFDRKKSDYWLPVDLYIGGAEHAVMHLLYSRFYAKVMYDAKLIGFSESFKKLLNQGMILGIDHQKMSKSKGNVVNPDDVIKQYGADTLRMYILFMGPFDQDAIWSIETINGTHRFIKKLWALFTDVIEEKETEKVALKEEKEINVIQDKMIRKITDQIENYKFNTMVSSFMEWLNFLNKFIREIPDITKTDAFTETLETFIKMLAPIAPHIADELWSRLGHRESIHLEQWPQAKGIYKEEKASIVLEVNGKVRDMIEIEKDTDEQIVKETALNREKIKRITSEGTILKIIYIKNKLLNIVLKK